From the Streptococcus sanguinis genome, the window CCCTCTTCATCCCCAAACGTAGAAGAATTCTGCGAAAACCATCCAAAAAGAAACCTACCTGCATACCAGACAAGGCAAACAAATGGATGATACCCAAGCTAGAATACAGGTCACTCATTTCCGCAAACTCCGTATCTAAGTCACCAAACAAGAGTCCTGTCATGTAATGGCTCATTGGACTAGGAAAATTACTTCGAATATAGACCAGCGCTTTTCTGCGCCAGACAGACAGCCAATCCAGTGGATTCAGGCTGGAAATTGGTCTTAGTGACTGAATCTTATTGATTTTTAAGGTACGGTAAATTCCCTGACTCTTTAAATAAGCCTGATAGTCAAAGCCCGAAAAATTTCGTTGTTGCTGGGCATGTTCAAACTCTCCTTCAAAATCAAGGACGACCAAATCTGTCAGCTGCTGAAAAGCTTTCTTTTCACTGGCTGATTTGATCTTGTAGAAGACCTGATAAAGCCGACCGTCCGTTCGCCCTCGAAAGGATAGGGAATCTCCATTGAATTTGATCGTATCCGGCAAAACTTGAACCGAGCTAGCTGAAGGAGGTTCCTGCCTAAAGGCCTGCTCTGCCATTTCCCGACGAAGCAAGAAAAAGAGGACAAAAAGGGACAGGAATGCCAAGGCAGCTAGACTTTTTTTGAGGGGATAGCTGAAAAAGAGACGAAGCAGAAGGACACCCAGCCCTAAATAAGCCAAGGAACTGCCAGAATAGACTGCAAAATAGACCCATACAAGAATGAAAGCCAGATAGATAGGGGCTAGGGGTAACTTTTTAATCCACTGTGACATATTCTTTCAGCTTTTCTAAGGTCTTATCTCCAATCCCTGACACTTTTTTCAGATCATCTACTGACTTGAAGCGGCCATTGCTTTCGCGGTAGGCTATGATGTCAGAAGCTCGCTTCTGTCCGATGCCTGAAATGGTCTGTAATTCAGCCTCTTTCGCCGTATTTAGATTGACCTTGTCCGACTTTCCACCACTGGCACCAGCAGAATCAGAAGCTCCTGCTTGATGCTGGCCACTCTGTGTGACATCAGCTCCTTCTTCACCAATCTTTGCCACATAGATTACTGCTTCATCCGTTAATTTTTGTGCCTGATTAATGGACTTAGCCTCGGCGTCTGCTATCAATCCGCCAGCTTTTTGGATGGCTTCATGCACTCTCGCTCCTGCTCTCAGCTCATAGACACCAGGATTCTTAACTGCTCCTTTAATATCCACAGTGACCTGCTCGCTTTCCTCTTCGTCCGCCTTATCCTTAGAGACAATCTTTTCGCTTTTTTCATCAGCTGAGCTGGATGAGGAAGTTATTTCTTGGCTCAAGGCGGTTACTTGATTTTGCGGTTGATGATTTCCTTTGATAAGGAAAAAACTACCTAGCACAGCGCCAACTACTGCCAGACCGACAAAGAGCTTGTATTCTTTCAGCTTTTCAATGATTTCTTCAAGCATATTTTTCTCCTTTGTCTTTTTATTCGTAAAAAATTCAAAAAAATAAGACAAGCCGAAAGAATTTTCAGCTTGTCATATTTTAAAATCTTTATTTTGCAAGTAGTCGTATAGATAGGAGGGGCATTGATGAAAATAGGAGCTATAATATCAATCTACTTTGCTTATCCTGTATATCCAAGCTTCTAACTTTTGAGCTCTGCTATGTAAAAAAGCCAGATTTGCCAAAAGAAAAGCCATCACTAACACGCTTAGAATCAGAAGTAGCGACCAAGAAATCGACTGCTGACTCAGATAAAGGACAAAGACTAAGGTGAGTATAGGAAAAGTCATCAAAGCTGTGAAGCCGCCCGGTACCCAGCGACGAAAGCGAAACACTTGCATGATATGGCCCAGCAGATGGAGGGTATGACAGAAGCCAATAGCCAGAGCCAGCTCGGGAATGCGAAATAGAATGGCAAGCAGCAAGAGAATAAAAGCTAGCAGAAATTCATCCGCAATCATCAGAGCAATGCTTTCAGCAGAAAGATAACTTCCTCTTCTGGCAATGAACATCTCCTTTTGATAGCCTTGATGGTCTTGATTCTGAGAAATCCAAGGCCGAATCAGGATAATCTCATCAAACTCGTGCAGCATAAACAGTGATAAGGTTACAAAAGATAAAAAAGTAAGAGACATGACATCCTCCTTATAAAACATACAAACATTATAGCTCACGCGCTAAAAAAAATCAGCTCCCAAGCAAGATTGCTCAGGAAGCTGATTAGTATCTTATTTTCTGTGCTTATCCGGATCCCAGACAAAGCTAGCAAAAAAGCTGAAAATGATGGTCAAAATTCCAATCAAAATAGCAGGAATAAAGACAAAGGCACGTAAAATCCGTAAGAAGATATTGCCTTTCTTTTGTGTCTGGTAAGGGGCCACTTCAGCATCCAGACGATCAAACTCCGAATGAATACGGCGAGCTACTTCCTCAACTCCCTCATCATTCATCTTCTTAATGTCTGAAATATCAATTGGATTACCAAAATTCATGTCCACGCGCTCTCCAGCTGCCAAGCCTTTGAGGCTCATGGGACCAGCATAGACTACTGGCATGATACGGACCTTAGCCATCTTAGCAATCACTGCTACTCCTCCCTTGACATCCGTAGAATGGCGGCTTCCGCTTGGGAACATAATCAGGGAACGATTGCTCTTTTTCAGCATATTGACAGGATATTTGATAGCTGACGG encodes:
- a CDS encoding helix-hairpin-helix domain-containing protein, giving the protein MLEEIIEKLKEYKLFVGLAVVGAVLGSFFLIKGNHQPQNQVTALSQEITSSSSSADEKSEKIVSKDKADEEESEQVTVDIKGAVKNPGVYELRAGARVHEAIQKAGGLIADAEAKSINQAQKLTDEAVIYVAKIGEEGADVTQSGQHQAGASDSAGASGGKSDKVNLNTAKEAELQTISGIGQKRASDIIAYRESNGRFKSVDDLKKVSGIGDKTLEKLKEYVTVD
- a CDS encoding HXXEE domain-containing protein; this translates as MFYKEDVMSLTFLSFVTLSLFMLHEFDEIILIRPWISQNQDHQGYQKEMFIARRGSYLSAESIALMIADEFLLAFILLLLAILFRIPELALAIGFCHTLHLLGHIMQVFRFRRWVPGGFTALMTFPILTLVFVLYLSQQSISWSLLLILSVLVMAFLLANLAFLHSRAQKLEAWIYRISKVD
- a CDS encoding lysophospholipid acyltransferase family protein, whose protein sequence is MFYTYLRGLVIFILWTLNGNAHYHNKEKIPSKDENYILVAPHRTWWDPVYMAFATKPKQFIFMAKKQLFENRVFGWWIRMCGAFPIDRENPGPSAIKYPVNMLKKSNRSLIMFPSGSRHSTDVKGGVAVIAKMAKVRIMPVVYAGPMSLKGLAAGERVDMNFGNPIDISDIKKMNDEGVEEVARRIHSEFDRLDAEVAPYQTQKKGNIFLRILRAFVFIPAILIGILTIIFSFFASFVWDPDKHRK